A genomic window from Bacteroidota bacterium includes:
- the rbfA gene encoding 30S ribosome-binding factor RbfA, with translation MDSRRQKKINQLVQDEMSIFLQKEGANYYGNKFVTVTEVKITSDLQTCKIYVSVFDKNEGEAVVEKLNSNIRDIRRRFGHIMRNALRIIPEMQFFLDDTLDNVYRLEELFKKNKEEDNNNASE, from the coding sequence ATGGATAGCAGACGACAAAAGAAGATAAATCAACTGGTGCAGGACGAAATGAGCATTTTTCTGCAAAAGGAGGGCGCCAATTATTACGGTAATAAGTTTGTAACGGTGACAGAAGTGAAAATTACCAGTGACCTTCAGACCTGTAAGATTTATGTAAGTGTTTTTGATAAAAATGAAGGTGAAGCAGTTGTAGAAAAGCTGAATAGCAATATCAGAGATATCCGCAGGCGATTTGGGCATATTATGCGTAATGCATTAAGAATAATTCCGGAAATGCAATTTTTTCTCGACGATACATTAGATAATGTTTACCGCTTAGAGGAGTTATTCAAAAAAAATAAGGAAGAAGATAATAATAACGCATCTGAATGA
- a CDS encoding DUF1572 family protein, with amino-acid sequence MLKELNEMYARYLKMAVDDITAYTNEQDIWKVAPGINNSAGNLALHLAGNLRLFVGAILGDTPYVRDRDAEFSLKDIPKTELISLLTITSDVVSTTFDKMEDGSTANIYPTDKFGAGKTINYVLFHLLAHLAYHQGQINYHRRLLNK; translated from the coding sequence ATGCTCAAAGAATTAAATGAAATGTATGCACGGTATTTAAAAATGGCAGTTGATGATATTACTGCCTATACCAATGAACAGGATATTTGGAAAGTTGCTCCCGGAATTAATAATAGTGCCGGAAATCTTGCACTGCATTTAGCCGGAAATTTACGTTTGTTTGTTGGTGCAATTTTAGGTGACACACCGTATGTGCGCGACCGTGATGCTGAATTCAGTTTAAAAGATATTCCGAAAACGGAATTAATATCGCTGCTTACCATTACTTCGGATGTAGTGTCAACTACCTTTGATAAAATGGAAGACGGAAGTACTGCTAATATATATCCAACCGATAAATTTGGAGCAGGTAAAACGATAAATTATGTGTTGTTCCATTTGCTGGCACATTTGGCTTATCACCAGGGTCAAATCAACTATCATCGCCGATTATTGAACAAATAA
- a CDS encoding NAD-binding protein, whose translation MKFSGNNPFQKTYLALFLLGGAILIGIVGFMLIEHFSLLDAFYMTIITLGTVGFSEVHPLSDEGKIFTIFLIVAGLVIFGYFITQISRYFLDGEFIRYYKKYKMQKDIDTLKGHTIICGFGRNGREAARILNKTSDGLVIIENDINKIQEHPEVTGYHFIQADATKDETLLSAGIMVADAIITTLPDDALNVFVCLTAKSLNPKIKIISRATHVTSIKKLKSAGAKNVIMPDKIGGAHMAMLVNNPDIEEFIDIMSTSTGDDFIIQEISAEKNLVVGEVDCWKKTGATIIGIKSGSEKYILNPGPTAAIQVGDGVIIMGSKKQINQSILLFK comes from the coding sequence ATGAAATTTTCGGGAAATAATCCGTTTCAAAAAACCTATTTAGCTTTATTTTTATTAGGTGGCGCTATACTTATAGGCATTGTCGGGTTCATGCTGATTGAACATTTTTCGTTACTGGATGCCTTTTATATGACCATAATCACTTTGGGAACGGTTGGGTTTTCGGAGGTACATCCATTGAGTGATGAAGGGAAGATATTTACCATATTTTTAATTGTGGCAGGCCTGGTAATATTTGGATACTTTATTACTCAAATTTCAAGATATTTTTTAGATGGAGAATTTATACGTTATTATAAAAAATATAAGATGCAAAAAGATATCGATACATTAAAAGGGCATACCATTATTTGCGGATTTGGCAGAAATGGCAGAGAAGCCGCACGTATATTAAATAAAACAAGTGATGGTTTGGTGATTATTGAAAATGATATCAATAAAATACAGGAACATCCTGAAGTAACCGGCTATCATTTTATTCAAGCTGATGCCACCAAAGATGAAACGTTGTTAAGTGCAGGAATAATGGTTGCAGATGCAATTATTACAACTTTGCCTGATGATGCATTAAATGTATTTGTTTGTCTTACCGCAAAATCGTTAAATCCGAAAATTAAAATTATTAGTCGCGCCACACATGTAACCTCCATTAAAAAATTAAAAAGTGCGGGAGCAAAAAATGTTATTATGCCCGATAAAATAGGCGGAGCGCATATGGCCATGCTGGTGAACAATCCGGATATTGAAGAATTTATTGATATTATGTCCACCTCTACCGGCGATGATTTTATTATACAGGAAATCAGTGCTGAAAAAAACCTGGTAGTTGGTGAAGTGGATTGTTGGAAAAAAACAGGTGCTACAATAATTGGTATTAAATCAGGTTCGGAAAAATATATTTTAAATCCGGGACCTACCGCTGCTATTCAGGTTGGCGACGGAGTAATTATTATGGGTTCAAAAAAACAGATTAATCAATCCATTTTATTATTTAAATAA
- a CDS encoding T9SS type A sorting domain-containing protein produces MLRFIKLGLLVLTPFSFTFGQKDCSFDNTGKIPLIDLAGGYFNGVAGGLYPGGTNSRPPEHLAKCIEHVSLIQPLNTAGNPDPNGKVVMLGIGASNPMVEFQQFKEFSEAFDPLNDALEIINACQGGIAIQKMYEASDTFWIGVDNLLEDNGLNPKQVQVIWVEQENTNSYDTLFNTATTALVNDFLRLMKVIKLKFPNAQICYVSARTYAGYADPIDPELSKGLLYPRDYFNGWAIKRLVENVINATGEYDYEGVDAIIPLVTWGTYNWTDGSTPRNDGMFLDCYEDTDPDGLHLSGVGEHKFGEYMFEYFKTDTTAQYWYYDEGFLDIKNQDLAKSEIMIVPNPASGNTIKFNATAFLPNEQINYQIADATGKLITTGIGYGNENIDITINDLPSGLYTINAFAESGVAAGRFIVTH; encoded by the coding sequence ATGTTAAGATTCATCAAACTCGGACTCCTCGTGTTAACACCGTTTTCTTTTACATTTGGTCAAAAAGACTGTTCATTTGACAATACCGGAAAAATTCCGCTCATTGATTTGGCCGGCGGATATTTTAATGGAGTGGCCGGCGGACTTTACCCCGGAGGTACAAATAGCAGACCACCTGAACATCTTGCAAAATGTATTGAACATGTTTCATTAATTCAACCATTAAATACAGCAGGCAATCCTGACCCGAATGGTAAAGTTGTAATGTTGGGTATCGGCGCAAGTAACCCAATGGTGGAATTTCAGCAATTCAAGGAATTTTCAGAAGCATTTGATCCACTGAATGATGCATTGGAAATTATTAATGCATGCCAGGGTGGAATAGCCATTCAAAAAATGTATGAAGCATCCGATACTTTTTGGATTGGTGTAGATAATTTACTTGAAGATAACGGATTGAACCCAAAACAGGTGCAGGTAATTTGGGTGGAACAAGAAAACACCAATAGTTATGATACACTTTTTAATACCGCAACAACTGCATTGGTAAATGATTTTTTGCGTTTAATGAAAGTTATTAAACTTAAGTTTCCGAATGCTCAAATTTGTTATGTTTCTGCCAGAACTTATGCCGGCTATGCTGATCCTATAGATCCTGAATTATCAAAAGGGTTATTATACCCACGCGATTATTTTAACGGATGGGCAATAAAGCGACTGGTTGAAAATGTAATTAATGCAACAGGCGAATATGATTACGAAGGTGTGGATGCAATAATTCCGCTGGTTACCTGGGGCACTTATAATTGGACTGATGGATCAACACCACGTAATGATGGAATGTTTTTAGATTGCTACGAAGATACTGATCCCGATGGTTTACATTTGTCAGGCGTTGGTGAACATAAATTCGGGGAATATATGTTCGAATATTTTAAAACAGATACCACTGCTCAATATTGGTATTATGATGAAGGATTTTTAGATATTAAAAATCAGGATTTAGCAAAAAGTGAAATAATGATTGTGCCGAATCCGGCAAGTGGCAATACAATTAAATTTAATGCCACAGCCTTTTTACCAAATGAACAGATTAATTATCAGATTGCTGATGCAACAGGTAAATTAATAACAACAGGCATTGGTTATGGTAACGAAAATATTGATATTACAATAAATGATTTACCATCCGGTTTATATACCATAAATGCATTTGCAGAAAGTGGCGTTGCAGCGGGTCGGTTTATTGTAACCCATTAA
- a CDS encoding TerC family protein — protein MDFSIFAHADAWIALLTLTVLEIVLGIDNIIFISILSTKLPEAQQKPARRWGLGLAMGTRILLLLSISWILSLQEDLFKIGSMGISGRDLVLLSGGLFLIYKATTEIHAKIEGDEHDEEAKVKRPSFMSIILQILLLDIVFSLDSVITAVGMVDADKVIIMILAVIIAVGIMLFAADPISNFVQKHPTVKMLALSFLVMIGVSLLIEGTGGHVEKGFIYVAMGFSVVVEMLNLRMQAKAKKRKEQKNLDENEFGN, from the coding sequence ATGGATTTTTCAATATTTGCACATGCTGATGCCTGGATTGCCCTCTTAACCCTTACGGTACTTGAGATTGTACTGGGTATAGACAACATCATTTTTATCAGCATCCTCTCTACAAAACTACCTGAAGCGCAACAAAAACCTGCCCGTCGCTGGGGTTTGGGCCTGGCAATGGGTACCAGAATCCTGTTATTACTATCCATTAGCTGGATTTTAAGCCTGCAGGAGGACTTGTTTAAAATTGGCTCCATGGGCATTTCCGGTCGCGACCTGGTGCTCCTTTCGGGTGGTTTATTCCTTATTTATAAGGCAACCACCGAAATCCACGCCAAAATTGAAGGCGATGAACACGATGAGGAGGCAAAAGTGAAACGTCCTTCCTTTATGTCTATCATTCTCCAGATTTTATTGCTCGATATCGTGTTTTCACTCGATTCCGTTATCACAGCAGTAGGTATGGTGGATGCCGATAAGGTGATAATTATGATTTTGGCTGTTATTATAGCCGTGGGTATTATGCTTTTTGCCGCAGACCCAATCAGCAATTTTGTCCAAAAACACCCAACCGTTAAAATGCTCGCCCTCTCATTTTTAGTGATGATCGGCGTTAGTTTACTTATTGAAGGTACAGGAGGCCATGTTGAAAAAGGATTTATTTATGTTGCAATGGGCTTCTCGGTTGTAGTTGAAATGCTCAATTTGCGCATGCAAGCCAAGGCCAAAAAACGTAAGGAACAGAAAAATTTAGACGAAAACGAATTTGGTAATTAA
- a CDS encoding GH92 family glycosyl hydrolase, which yields MKRFTLLFVFISQIALAQNFTQYVNPFIGTGGHGHTFPGATLPYGFVQLSPDTRPDGYNDWDGCSGYHYSDSIIYGFSHTHLSGTGVADYCDILLMPTSGIPTTISSVNNDTKKGYASTFSHANEKASPGYYQVILNDEKINVELTATARVGLHKYTFIPGKESNVILDLTHRDLLLEGSYIEVISPTKIQGLRRSSSWAKDQWLYFAIEFSQPFTIAGVSDSNLLQKTAGQGFRPIILSGTDLKAFFTFNTSANATLLVKCALSPVNCAGAWKNMQAEIPDWDFDKVKNEAAYIWNYELSKIAVSSAADEKKSLTDPDNNLVIFYTAYYHTMLAPNIYEDVDDKYRGRDNTIHVSQTFNNYTVFSLWDTFRALHPLLTLTDASRTNDFINTFIAQYEQSGRLPVWELSGNETECMIGYHSVSVIADAAVKGINDFDLQKAYTAMKSSAMADHYGLSFYKEKGFIESNEEPESVSKTLEYSYDDWCIAQMANLVKAPFEEITYFTNRGSNYKNLMDNQFARPRFNGGWYSPFDPTEVNFNYTEANAWQYAFFFPQAIKESAAFEKHLNELFTTTSATSGRVQSDITGLIGQYAHGNEPSHNYAYLFNYTSTPYKTQFYVDKIMREFYKNTPDGLIGNEDCGQMSAWYVLSAMGLYQVCPGLPKYDFGAAIFDKVVIQLENNKKFTITTNNRTDKSIYLASSKLNGTAVNGYSISHQQIMQGGSLEFNFTDNKNLSVRQSKNIVEPGAMHAPIITGPGTSFTGEATITIASDMILGYIYYTINDEPGILTALTDKPITIKIASTSIIKATYCMDDRKLYCSGVVTAKFTQRENNYQVNYITNYNKQYTAGGNTALIDGLHGSSDFRTGMWQGWWGENMEVVLDCGAKKTFTSAGAGFLQDVRSWVWMPSVLEIYVSDDGKKFTLLTTIKNTVAADNYDSKEIQNLTTTFPATTARYIKFKAINYGTVPDWHPGKGGNSWIFCDEVWVN from the coding sequence ATGAAACGATTTACACTCCTTTTTGTTTTTATTTCCCAAATTGCCCTGGCTCAAAATTTCACCCAATATGTAAATCCATTTATCGGAACAGGCGGACATGGCCATACTTTTCCCGGTGCTACCCTGCCCTACGGGTTTGTGCAGTTAAGTCCCGACACTCGCCCTGATGGATACAACGATTGGGATGGCTGCTCGGGTTACCATTATAGCGACAGCATTATTTATGGTTTTTCACATACCCATTTAAGCGGTACCGGTGTGGCAGATTATTGTGACATTTTATTAATGCCCACCTCAGGAATTCCCACTACAATTAGTAGTGTAAATAACGATACCAAAAAGGGATATGCTTCTACCTTTTCGCATGCTAATGAAAAAGCAAGCCCCGGGTATTACCAGGTAATTTTAAATGATGAAAAAATTAATGTAGAATTAACTGCCACAGCAAGGGTTGGGCTACATAAATATACGTTTATACCGGGCAAAGAATCAAACGTAATTTTAGATTTAACACATCGCGATTTATTGTTGGAGGGAAGTTATATTGAAGTAATATCTCCAACTAAAATTCAAGGTTTACGTCGATCCTCCTCATGGGCAAAAGATCAGTGGTTATATTTTGCGATAGAATTTTCACAACCATTTACCATTGCAGGCGTTTCCGATTCTAATTTATTACAAAAAACTGCTGGCCAAGGTTTCCGCCCAATTATTTTAAGTGGTACAGATTTAAAAGCATTTTTTACGTTCAATACTTCTGCCAATGCAACACTTTTGGTAAAATGTGCATTATCGCCGGTTAATTGTGCAGGCGCCTGGAAAAATATGCAGGCAGAAATTCCCGATTGGGATTTTGATAAAGTAAAAAATGAAGCCGCTTATATCTGGAATTATGAATTAAGTAAAATAGCTGTAAGTAGTGCTGCTGATGAAAAAAAATCACTTACCGACCCCGATAATAATTTAGTAATATTTTATACTGCCTATTATCATACCATGCTCGCTCCAAATATTTATGAAGATGTTGATGATAAATACCGCGGCCGTGATAATACCATTCATGTTTCCCAAACATTTAATAATTACACGGTGTTTTCATTATGGGATACATTCAGAGCCTTACATCCCTTACTCACACTTACAGATGCAAGCAGAACAAATGATTTTATCAATACTTTTATTGCACAATATGAGCAGAGCGGGCGATTACCGGTTTGGGAGTTAAGTGGCAATGAAACAGAATGTATGATTGGTTATCATTCAGTAAGCGTAATTGCAGATGCTGCTGTGAAGGGAATTAATGATTTTGATTTACAAAAGGCTTACACAGCCATGAAAAGCAGTGCCATGGCCGATCATTACGGATTAAGTTTTTATAAAGAAAAAGGATTTATTGAGAGCAATGAAGAACCTGAATCCGTTTCAAAAACTTTGGAATATAGTTATGATGACTGGTGTATTGCACAAATGGCGAATTTAGTAAAAGCTCCATTTGAGGAAATAACATATTTTACAAACAGAGGTAGCAATTATAAAAACTTAATGGACAATCAATTTGCACGTCCACGTTTTAATGGCGGATGGTATAGTCCGTTTGATCCTACTGAAGTGAATTTTAATTATACGGAAGCGAATGCCTGGCAATATGCATTTTTTTTCCCGCAGGCCATTAAAGAAAGTGCAGCGTTTGAAAAACACCTGAATGAATTATTTACAACAACTTCAGCAACATCAGGACGGGTGCAATCGGATATTACCGGATTAATCGGACAATATGCACATGGCAACGAACCGAGTCACAATTATGCTTATTTATTTAATTACACATCAACACCTTATAAAACACAATTTTATGTCGATAAAATAATGCGGGAGTTTTATAAAAACACACCTGACGGATTAATTGGCAATGAAGATTGCGGACAAATGAGTGCGTGGTATGTATTAAGTGCAATGGGATTATATCAGGTTTGTCCGGGCCTTCCGAAATATGATTTTGGCGCCGCTATTTTCGATAAAGTTGTAATTCAATTAGAAAACAATAAAAAATTTACCATTACCACCAATAACAGAACTGATAAAAGTATTTATCTCGCCTCGTCCAAATTAAATGGAACTGCAGTTAACGGTTACTCAATTTCACATCAGCAAATAATGCAGGGCGGTTCGTTGGAATTTAATTTTACGGATAATAAAAACCTGAGTGTTCGTCAAAGTAAAAATATTGTTGAGCCGGGTGCAATGCATGCTCCAATTATTACAGGGCCCGGCACCAGTTTCACCGGCGAAGCAACAATTACCATTGCTTCAGATATGATATTGGGTTATATTTATTACACCATTAATGATGAACCGGGAATTTTGACTGCTTTAACTGACAAACCAATCACAATTAAAATAGCATCTACCTCAATAATTAAAGCAACATATTGTATGGATGACCGAAAATTATACTGTTCAGGTGTAGTTACAGCAAAATTCACACAACGGGAAAATAATTATCAGGTTAATTATATTACCAATTATAATAAACAATATACCGCCGGTGGTAACACTGCTTTAATTGATGGTTTACACGGCAGTAGCGATTTCAGAACAGGTATGTGGCAAGGCTGGTGGGGAGAGAATATGGAAGTGGTATTAGATTGCGGTGCTAAAAAAACATTTACTTCAGCAGGTGCAGGTTTTTTGCAGGATGTTCGGAGTTGGGTTTGGATGCCATCTGTTTTGGAAATTTATGTGTCTGATGATGGCAAAAAATTCACCTTACTCACAACAATTAAAAATACAGTTGCTGCAGATAATTATGATTCAAAAGAAATTCAAAATTTAACAACTACTTTTCCTGCTACAACAGCAAGGTATATCAAATTTAAAGCTATTAATTACGGCACTGTGCCCGATTGGCATCCGGGAAAAGGTGGGAATTCATGGATTTTTTGTGATGAGGTTTGGGTGAATTGA
- a CDS encoding ROK family protein codes for MNEVVLGIDIGGTGIKFGIVDHNGHILATDKAKTKGYPNPEMLPADLYKWAQEQCSTLGVKLVGVGIGTPNGNYYKGTIDFAPNLPWQGVIPLKKYFEKTFSLPVALTNDAKAAAIGEMYFGAAKGMKDFLFITLGTGLGSGIVVNGNIAYGYDSLAGELGHTIVYRNGRECPCGRRGCLEQYVSAPGIVKTYYELVRNQNLDEFRTSIGNMIDSAEIYKKAIEGDTIAMEAFKKTGEILGFALSNSVCYTRPEKIFLFGGLAQAGDLIFKPTIKSFESYLLPIYKNKIPIVPSGLKESEAAILGSASLIWKDLN; via the coding sequence ATGAACGAGGTAGTTTTAGGAATTGACATAGGTGGAACCGGGATAAAATTTGGTATTGTTGACCACAATGGCCACATTTTAGCGACCGACAAAGCGAAAACCAAGGGCTACCCCAACCCGGAAATGTTACCTGCTGACCTGTATAAATGGGCGCAGGAGCAATGTTCAACACTAGGTGTTAAGCTGGTAGGTGTTGGTATTGGCACGCCTAATGGCAATTATTATAAAGGCACCATCGATTTTGCACCAAATCTTCCATGGCAGGGTGTAATTCCGCTGAAAAAATACTTTGAAAAAACATTTTCCTTACCTGTTGCCTTAACGAATGATGCAAAAGCTGCTGCAATTGGCGAGATGTATTTTGGTGCTGCAAAAGGCATGAAAGATTTTTTGTTTATCACTTTAGGTACAGGTTTAGGAAGTGGGATTGTGGTAAATGGAAATATCGCTTACGGTTATGATAGCCTGGCCGGTGAATTAGGGCATACCATTGTTTACAGAAATGGCCGTGAATGCCCTTGTGGCAGAAGAGGCTGTTTGGAACAATATGTAAGTGCACCCGGTATTGTAAAAACATATTATGAATTGGTGCGCAACCAAAATCTGGATGAGTTTAGAACCAGTATCGGTAATATGATAGATAGTGCTGAAATTTATAAAAAAGCAATTGAAGGTGATACCATTGCTATGGAAGCATTTAAAAAAACAGGTGAAATTCTTGGGTTCGCATTAAGTAATTCAGTTTGTTATACGCGACCTGAAAAAATATTTTTATTCGGCGGACTAGCACAGGCCGGGGATTTAATTTTTAAACCAACAATAAAAAGTTTCGAAAGTTATTTGCTGCCGATATATAAAAATAAAATCCCGATCGTGCCATCAGGATTAAAAGAAAGTGAAGCAGCCATTTTAGGTAGCGCTTCACTTATCTGGAAAGATTTAAATTAA
- a CDS encoding ABC transporter ATP-binding protein — protein MKSFLRIMKYVGRFRKYAILNFVFNLFYAFFNLFSLLMMIPFLQIIFNTVPPPTQRPEFEWSAMGLIKSLNYTFALYVNEHGPYQGLIIVCVGVIVMFLLKNIFRYNALFYLAPLRTGVVRELRQGVFDKILQLPISYFSETRKGDIIARMSTDVKEVENSIMNTIESTFRDPVTMLIFFIALMMMSFELTIFVLILIPIAGFVIGRIGKSLKRKSHREQKQLGYLMSLFEESLSGLRIIKAFNAERYQKGKFLRENRELESLATKAVRRWQVSSPLIEFLSICMTSALLYYGGSIILDGDQGLTGEFFLTYILVFANMLGPARNAANAYIYIQRGIASLERIESIMDAEINIKESLHATNIKTFERAVEYRNVSFQYAEAPVLNNISLKIEKGKMVALVGPSGSGKSTFADLLARYHDVTSGEILIDDYNIRDLRIGSLRNQLGIVTQESILFNDTVFNNIAFGIDNANEDDVIKAAKVANAHDFIMRLENGYQTVIGDRGSKLSGGERQRITIARAIYKNPPILILDEATSSLDTESEKLVQDALFKLMKNRTSIVIAHRLSTIQFADEIIVMQEGKIVERGNHTALIAKNGLYAKLVEMQAF, from the coding sequence ATGAAAAGTTTCCTAAGGATAATGAAGTATGTAGGCCGGTTCAGGAAGTATGCCATCCTGAATTTTGTGTTCAACCTGTTTTATGCCTTTTTCAATCTGTTTTCGCTGTTAATGATGATCCCTTTCCTCCAGATTATTTTTAACACCGTTCCACCACCAACCCAAAGGCCTGAATTCGAATGGAGTGCCATGGGTTTAATCAAATCGCTGAATTACACTTTTGCACTATATGTAAATGAACATGGACCCTATCAGGGTTTAATAATTGTTTGCGTAGGTGTAATTGTGATGTTTTTACTTAAAAACATTTTTCGTTATAACGCATTGTTTTATCTGGCTCCTTTAAGAACCGGTGTTGTGCGCGAATTACGTCAGGGTGTATTCGATAAAATTTTGCAGTTACCAATTTCCTATTTCAGCGAAACCCGAAAAGGAGATATCATAGCAAGAATGAGTACCGATGTTAAAGAAGTGGAAAATAGTATCATGAATACCATTGAATCTACTTTCCGCGATCCGGTTACCATGCTCATATTTTTTATTGCACTTATGATGATGAGTTTTGAGCTGACCATTTTTGTTTTAATTCTGATTCCTATCGCCGGATTTGTTATCGGCAGAATTGGTAAATCATTAAAACGTAAATCACATCGCGAACAAAAACAATTGGGTTACCTCATGTCGCTGTTTGAGGAATCATTGTCCGGCTTGCGCATCATCAAAGCCTTTAATGCTGAAAGATATCAGAAAGGAAAATTTTTACGTGAAAACAGAGAACTGGAATCCCTCGCAACCAAAGCCGTTCGCCGCTGGCAGGTTTCCAGTCCGCTGATCGAATTTCTGAGTATTTGTATGACCTCCGCATTATTATATTATGGTGGAAGTATTATTTTAGATGGCGATCAGGGTTTAACAGGTGAATTTTTTCTCACTTATATTTTGGTATTTGCTAATATGTTAGGCCCTGCAAGAAATGCTGCAAATGCATACATTTATATTCAACGTGGTATCGCATCACTCGAACGTATCGAAAGTATTATGGATGCCGAAATTAATATCAAAGAAAGTTTGCATGCTACTAATATCAAAACATTTGAACGCGCCGTTGAATATAGAAATGTAAGTTTTCAATATGCAGAAGCACCCGTTTTAAATAATATTAGTTTAAAAATCGAAAAAGGAAAAATGGTGGCGCTGGTTGGTCCATCCGGTTCCGGAAAATCCACCTTTGCCGATTTATTAGCAAGATATCACGACGTTACATCAGGAGAAATATTAATTGACGATTACAATATTCGCGATTTACGAATTGGCAGTTTGCGCAATCAATTAGGTATTGTTACGCAAGAATCCATTTTATTTAACGACACTGTATTTAATAACATCGCGTTTGGTATCGACAACGCCAATGAAGACGATGTAATTAAAGCAGCAAAAGTGGCCAACGCACACGATTTTATTATGCGTTTGGAAAATGGTTATCAAACCGTAATCGGCGATCGTGGCAGCAAGTTAAGCGGTGGCGAACGTCAGCGTATTACCATTGCCCGCGCCATTTATAAAAATCCGCCAATCCTGATTTTAGATGAAGCAACTTCTTCCTTAGATACCGAAAGCGAAAAACTGGTGCAGGATGCCTTATTTAAACTCATGAAAAACCGTACCTCAATTGTAATTGCGCACAGACTTTCAACCATTCAGTTTGCTGATGAAATTATTGTTATGCAGGAAGGAAAAATTGTGGAAAGAGGAAACCACACTGCCCTTATTGCAAAAAATGGTTTATACGCTAAGCTGGTGGAAATGCAGGCGTTTTAA
- a CDS encoding ABC transporter permease: MKLTLRIAWRYIFSKKSTNAINIISGISMSGIIIGSASLIIVLSAFNGFENLVARLYSTFYPDITITPLVGKVFVPDSTKIAQIQQLEGVSYISETLEENVLLAYNKQEHIATIKGVDTMYRYVTAVDDSVFYGEYILNYNYLNYNLDCAVMGSGVASTLNVSLGLDYPAVQIFMPRRGAKPSANPRNTFVQRGIQPMGVFRIQQEFDSKYVITSLPFIRSLLEYENGEVSSLEIKTTSAKEVDAIMKRISAIMGDDYVVKNRFMQNEFLYRVMRTEKWAVYFILTFIFIIAAFNMIGSIAMLVIDKKKDIGILRSLGATESTIRNIFFIQGILQTLVSIGIGFTLATILCYLQMKFGIVTIPGQGTFVVTAYPIALEWKDYVNVFLTVLFVGCAAAYFPAYMAARQKWLFKSE; this comes from the coding sequence ATGAAACTTACGTTAAGGATTGCCTGGCGTTATATCTTTTCCAAAAAATCGACTAACGCCATTAATATTATTTCAGGCATATCGATGTCGGGAATTATTATTGGCAGTGCATCCTTAATTATTGTTTTATCTGCGTTTAATGGTTTCGAAAATTTAGTTGCGCGATTATACAGCACTTTTTATCCGGATATTACCATAACACCTTTAGTAGGAAAAGTTTTTGTTCCTGACAGCACCAAAATTGCACAAATACAACAATTGGAAGGTGTATCTTATATTTCTGAAACGCTGGAAGAAAATGTTTTACTCGCTTACAATAAACAGGAACATATTGCAACTATAAAAGGTGTGGATACCATGTATCGTTATGTTACTGCAGTTGACGATAGTGTTTTTTATGGTGAATATATTTTAAACTATAATTATTTGAATTACAATTTAGATTGCGCCGTAATGGGTTCCGGTGTGGCATCTACTTTAAATGTAAGTTTGGGTTTAGATTATCCCGCTGTTCAGATTTTTATGCCGCGGCGGGGTGCAAAACCATCAGCAAATCCGCGTAACACCTTTGTGCAGCGCGGTATTCAGCCTATGGGTGTATTTAGAATTCAGCAGGAATTTGACAGTAAATATGTAATTACTTCTTTGCCATTTATTCGCAGTTTATTAGAATATGAAAATGGCGAAGTGAGTTCTTTAGAAATTAAAACAACATCTGCGAAAGAAGTTGATGCCATAATGAAACGTATTAGTGCAATAATGGGTGATGATTATGTGGTTAAAAACCGCTTCATGCAAAATGAATTTTTGTATCGTGTAATGCGCACGGAGAAATGGGCTGTGTATTTTATTCTGACATTCATTTTTATTATTGCTGCATTTAATATGATTGGTTCAATTGCGATGCTGGTAATTGACAAGAAAAAAGACATTGGTATTTTACGTTCGTTAGGTGCAACTGAATCTACTATTCGCAATATATTTTTTATTCAGGGTATTTTACAAACTTTAGTAAGTATTGGTATCGGATTTACCCTCGCTACAATTTTGTGTTATTTACAAATGAAATTTGGCATTGTAACTATTCCTGGACAGGGAACATTTGTGGTAACTGCCTATCCTATTGCTTTGGAATGGAAAGATTATGTGAATGTATTTTTAACGGTATTATTTGTAGGATGTGCGGCAGCGTATTTTCCGGCGTATATGGCAGCGCGTCAAAAGTGGTTATTTAAAAGTGAATAA